From Leptospira venezuelensis, a single genomic window includes:
- the folD gene encoding bifunctional methylenetetrahydrofolate dehydrogenase/methenyltetrahydrofolate cyclohydrolase FolD has protein sequence MTAILLDGKKLSQKIKDSIAEEIKTLTASGKKPPKLATILVGSDPASATYVNMKVKSCHAVGMISEKIELPETTTTQELLAVIDKLNADPDTHGILLQHPTPPQIDERAAFDRIDLKKDVDGVTTLSFGKLSMGVETYLPCTPYGMVLLLKEYGIDPAGKRAVVVGRSPILGKPMAMLLTEMNATVTLCHSRTQNLPEIVAQADIIVGAVGKPEFIKADWIKPGAVLLDAGYNAGNVGDIEISKAWEKSSHYTPVPGGVGPMTISVLLLQTLYSAKDHFTPPLK, from the coding sequence ATGACTGCGATTTTACTCGATGGCAAAAAACTTTCCCAAAAGATAAAAGATTCGATCGCCGAAGAGATCAAAACTCTCACGGCATCCGGAAAAAAGCCCCCGAAACTCGCGACTATCCTGGTCGGAAGTGATCCAGCTTCTGCAACATACGTAAATATGAAAGTCAAGTCCTGCCATGCAGTGGGAATGATCTCAGAAAAAATCGAACTTCCTGAAACTACTACAACCCAGGAATTACTTGCAGTCATTGATAAGTTAAACGCGGATCCTGATACTCACGGAATTCTTCTGCAACATCCTACCCCTCCTCAGATAGATGAAAGAGCTGCTTTCGATCGGATCGATTTGAAGAAGGATGTGGACGGAGTTACTACATTATCGTTCGGAAAATTATCCATGGGAGTGGAAACCTATCTTCCTTGCACTCCTTACGGTATGGTGCTCCTTCTAAAAGAATACGGGATTGATCCTGCGGGAAAAAGAGCCGTAGTAGTAGGACGTTCTCCTATTTTGGGAAAACCTATGGCAATGCTTCTTACAGAAATGAACGCGACAGTTACCCTATGTCATTCCAGAACCCAAAATCTGCCTGAAATCGTTGCCCAAGCAGATATAATTGTGGGTGCTGTCGGAAAACCTGAATTTATAAAAGCGGATTGGATCAAACCGGGCGCAGTATTATTAGATGCCGGTTATAACGCTGGAAATGTAGGAGATATTGAAATTTCCAAGGCATGGGAAAAATCCTCTCATTATACTCCTGTTCCAGGAGGTGTAGGACCTATGACAATTTCAGTCCTTCTTCTTCAGACATTGTATTCCGCAAAAGATCACTTTACACCCCCGTTGAAATGA
- a CDS encoding acetylxylan esterase has product MAISFDECFQTYPPFSPPADLDDFWAESIRELKGFPVKNQTKALLKGTILKETIYDISFQSYGNATLTGSLVIPRKRGDLPVLVYFHDYAKDRPQIIKGLTEAGVAQLILDLRGHGTQLIRPVLKEGEIPDPDWTPGYYRKGLEAKESFFLKANYLDVIRTIEFLRLTDGIDGDKIILAGKGIGASMALFGAANSPRVKALILETPNFCYVDDTQLKLGTSWSKEVSEQIANAKSKKAQVKKNLSYFDSLNFSKKIKIPTLVSVGMEDKVSHPKSVFALFNHLVCDKRMQVYPTEGNEAGIAGDKQNLANLEFSKEILFPE; this is encoded by the coding sequence ATGGCTATCAGTTTCGACGAGTGCTTCCAGACTTATCCTCCCTTCTCACCTCCCGCGGATTTGGACGATTTTTGGGCGGAGTCGATCCGAGAACTCAAAGGTTTTCCGGTTAAAAACCAGACCAAGGCCCTGCTCAAAGGGACCATTCTAAAAGAAACCATCTACGATATTTCTTTCCAATCTTACGGAAATGCTACTCTAACAGGCAGCTTGGTGATCCCAAGAAAAAGAGGGGATCTTCCGGTTCTTGTATATTTCCACGATTACGCAAAGGACAGACCTCAAATCATTAAAGGCCTGACAGAAGCTGGAGTAGCACAACTCATCCTAGACCTTAGAGGTCATGGCACTCAGCTTATCCGTCCAGTTTTGAAAGAAGGAGAAATTCCTGATCCAGATTGGACCCCAGGATATTACAGAAAAGGATTGGAAGCCAAAGAATCCTTCTTCTTAAAAGCAAATTACTTGGACGTGATCCGCACGATCGAATTTTTAAGACTCACAGACGGAATTGATGGAGATAAGATCATCCTGGCCGGAAAAGGTATCGGAGCCTCCATGGCATTATTCGGTGCTGCAAATTCTCCAAGGGTCAAAGCTCTTATATTAGAAACTCCTAATTTTTGCTATGTAGATGATACCCAATTAAAATTAGGAACAAGCTGGTCCAAAGAAGTTTCGGAGCAGATTGCAAATGCAAAATCTAAGAAGGCTCAGGTAAAAAAGAATCTTTCTTATTTTGATAGTTTGAATTTTTCTAAGAAGATTAAGATACCAACTCTAGTTTCAGTCGGGATGGAAGATAAAGTTTCTCATCCTAAGTCTGTGTTCGCATTATTTAATCATTTAGTCTGCGATAAAAGGATGCAGGTATATCCTACAGAAGGTAACGAAGCAGGTATCGCAGGGGACAAACAAAATTTGGCCAATCTGGAATTCTCGAAAGAGATCCTGTTCCCTGAATGA
- the cysS gene encoding cysteine--tRNA ligase: MKEIRFHNSLSGNKEVFHPEFPDRVRVYSCGPTVYNFAHLGNLRAFLFVDLLRRVLVAFGYKPDMTMNITDIDDKIIRESLAQGKGIREFTEPWVKAFQEDLESLNIQKLEHYPRATDSIPSMVEIIKHLQSQGLVYEKDGSLYYSIAKFKNYGKLSKIDLSGMKTGTRYDTDEYDKDDVRDFVLWKFPKQDNEPSWETEIGSGRPGWHLECSAMVRDVYGSGVDIHTGGVDLTFPHHENEIAQSEGAYPGESFVKYWLHSEHLLVNGEKMAKSKGNFFTLRDLVQEGAEPKNIRFLLLSAHYRSKLNFTKERLEEAAGSVSKIQNCIDRLLEELSKSGKTFQSQGNVEFKTWDEFLESLADDLNISKFLASVFELVKDSNQYLDQNSPNETEILKRLELFYKIDSILGVLSFERKVEVLDSEIDELVRQRQEARKNKNFAESDRLRDKLNELGIIIEDTKEGLRWKRK; this comes from the coding sequence ATGAAAGAAATTCGCTTTCATAATTCTCTTAGCGGGAACAAAGAAGTATTTCATCCGGAGTTTCCGGACAGAGTCAGAGTTTATTCCTGCGGACCTACAGTTTATAATTTCGCTCACTTAGGCAATCTGCGTGCTTTCTTATTCGTGGATCTTCTCAGAAGAGTTTTAGTCGCTTTCGGTTATAAACCGGATATGACAATGAATATTACGGATATTGATGATAAAATCATTCGCGAATCATTGGCCCAAGGCAAAGGGATCAGAGAATTTACTGAACCCTGGGTGAAAGCATTTCAAGAAGATTTAGAATCTCTGAATATTCAAAAATTAGAACATTATCCTAGAGCTACTGATTCTATTCCGTCTATGGTAGAGATCATAAAACATCTCCAAAGCCAAGGACTCGTCTACGAAAAAGACGGAAGTTTATATTATTCTATAGCAAAATTTAAAAATTACGGAAAACTTTCCAAAATAGATTTAAGCGGAATGAAAACAGGCACCCGCTACGATACCGACGAATACGACAAAGACGATGTAAGAGACTTTGTCCTTTGGAAATTCCCGAAACAGGACAACGAACCTTCTTGGGAAACGGAAATAGGTTCCGGAAGACCAGGCTGGCATTTAGAATGCTCCGCAATGGTGCGTGACGTGTATGGCTCAGGAGTTGATATACATACGGGAGGAGTGGATCTTACCTTCCCCCACCACGAAAATGAGATTGCTCAGAGTGAAGGCGCCTATCCTGGAGAATCCTTCGTAAAATATTGGCTACATTCCGAACATCTTCTCGTAAATGGAGAAAAAATGGCCAAGTCCAAGGGGAACTTTTTTACCCTAAGAGATTTGGTGCAAGAAGGCGCCGAACCCAAAAATATCCGATTCCTTCTACTCTCCGCACATTATAGAAGCAAATTAAACTTTACGAAAGAACGTCTGGAAGAAGCAGCCGGGTCCGTTTCTAAGATCCAAAATTGTATCGATCGTTTATTGGAAGAATTATCCAAGTCTGGAAAAACATTTCAATCTCAAGGTAATGTAGAATTTAAAACATGGGATGAATTTTTAGAAAGCCTTGCGGATGATCTGAATATTTCTAAATTTTTAGCATCCGTTTTTGAATTAGTAAAAGATTCGAATCAATATTTGGATCAAAATTCTCCGAATGAAACTGAGATCTTAAAAAGATTGGAATTATTTTATAAAATAGATTCTATCTTAGGAGTTTTAAGTTTCGAAAGAAAGGTCGAAGTTTTAGACTCTGAGATCGACGAGCTCGTAAGACAAAGACAAGAAGCACGTAAAAACAAAAACTTTGCGGAATCTGACAGACTCCGAGACAAATTGAACGAGTTAGGAATTATAATCGAAGACACCAAAGAAGGTCTTCGCTGGAAAAGAAAATGA